In Vigna angularis cultivar LongXiaoDou No.4 chromosome 8, ASM1680809v1, whole genome shotgun sequence, one DNA window encodes the following:
- the LOC108344034 gene encoding TMV resistance protein N: MAASSTYDVFLSFRGGYTGDSFDSNLYKSLCKRGIHTFKDDEMLLKRKESIATLLNAIEESRIAIVVLSHNYASSYFCLDELARILHCQTKGLLVIPVFYKVHPSDVRHQKGSYGEALTMHQKKFEDMEKVQKWKMALHQVANLSGYHIEDGVGYEYKFIKRIVDDVYDKITRDSFTHVSDYPIGLQSQVLEVRKLLDFGSEDGVHMIGIHGMGGVGKSTLARAVYNDLIGENFDGLCFLENVREKTNKHGLKHLQSILLSQILEEKDINFTSTQQGMKKVLLVLDDVNKPDQLQAVAGGCDWFGPGSRIIITTRDKQLLENHRVTMTYEVKGLNDNDALQLLKWKAFRNEKADPCYELALNRLVTYASGLPLALEVIGGSLVGKSIEGWKTAIQQYEMIRKREILNILKVSFDALEEEEKSVFLDNRLKMHDLLRDMSRIVRKELQKELQKEPGNNIRSWLHKDVIHVSNNNVSEA; the protein is encoded by the exons ATGGCTGCATCATCCACCTATGATGTGTTTCTCAGCTTCAGAGGAGGATACACAGGCGATAGTTTTGATAGCAATCTCTACAAATCTCTCTGTAAGAGGGGAATTCACACTTTCAAGGATGATGAGATGCTTCTGAAGAGAAAGGAATCAATAGCAACGCTTCTGAATGCAATTGAAGAGTCTAGGATTGCCATTGTTGTGCTCTCTCACAACTATGCTTCTTCCTACTTCTGTTTGGATGAACTTGCCAGAATCCTTCACTGCCAGACCAAAGGACTGTTGGTTATACCGGTCTTCTATAAGGTGCACCCTTCTGATGTCAGACATCAGAAAGGGAGTTATGGAGAAGCATTGACTATGCATCAGAAAAAATTCGAAGATATGGAGAAGGTGCAGAAATGGAAGATGGCTCTGCACCAGGTAGCTAACTTGTCTGGCTATCATATCGAAGACGG AGTTGGATATGAATACAAGTTTATTAAGAGAATTGTTGACGATGTCTATGACAAGATTACTCGTGATTCTTTTACACATGTTTCGGATTACCCAATTGGACTACAGTCACAAGTGCTAGAAGTGAGGAAGCTTTTGGATTTTGGATCTGAGGATGGTGTTCACATGATAGGAATCCACGGGATGGGTGGGGTAGGAAAATCAACACTTGCTCGAGCTGTCTACAATGATTTAATTGGTGAGAATTTTGATGGATTGTGTTTTCTTGAAAACGtgagagaaaaaacaaacaaacatggGTTAAAACACCTGCAAAGCATCCTTCTATCACAGATATTAGAAGAGAAGGACATCAACTTTACAAGTACGCAGCAAGGAATGAAGAAGGTTCTCCTGGTTCTGGATGATGTTAACAAGCCGGACCAATTACAAGCAGTTGCTGGAGGATGTGACTGGTTTGGTCCTGGCAGCAGAATCATAATCACAACTCGGGACAAACAATTGTTGGAAAATCATAGAGTTACAATGACATATGAAGTGAAGGGATTGAATGACAATGATGCTCTTCAGCTGCTTAAATGGAAAGCTTTCAGAAATGAAAAGGCTGATCCATGTTATGAGTTAGCCTTGAATCGTCTTGTAACTTATGCTTCTGGCCTTCCACTGGCTTTAGAAGTAATAGGAGGCAGCTTGGTTGGAAAAAGTATAGAAGGATGGAAGACCGCTATCCAACAATATGAAATGATTCGCAAGAGGGAAATCCTGAATATACTTAAAGTAAGCTTTGATGCtttggaggaagaagagaagagtgTTTTTCTTGATAATAGACTTAAAATGCATGACTTGCTAAGGGACATGTCTAGGATTGTCCGGAAGGAATTACAGAAAGAATTACAGAAAGAGCCGGGGAATAACATTAGATCATGGTTACATAAAGATGTGATTCATGTTTCGAATAACAATGTGAGTGAGGCTTAG
- the LOC108345554 gene encoding inactive protein RESTRICTED TEV MOVEMENT 2, whose product MEINAAEAATNRSYEDFEPYCKWLTQEGQAILEIHLKGFKKEQLKVETDNWGTLKIYGERPVNATNNKWCRFQKEIKISIGSDTKAIRAKFSHGLLFIAMPKEAVRELFIYGAETRNRTNAIKVAIAVVFVVALGTYIARRVYNDESIQLIS is encoded by the exons ATGGAAATCAATGCTGCTGAAGCTGCTACTAATCGCTCCTATGAAGATTTTGAACCTTATTGCAAATGGCTTACACAGGAAGGACAAGCGATTCTTGAGATTCATTTGAAGG GCTTCAAAAAGGAGCAACTTAAGGTTGAAACCGACAACTGGGGAACACTAAAAATTTATGGAGAAAGGCCTGTGAATGCGACCAATAACAAATGGTGCCGTTTCCAGAAAGAAATTAAGATCTCAATAGGGAGTGATACGAAGGCAATTCGTGCAAAGTTTTCTCATGGCCTTCTCTTCATTGCCATGCCTAAAGAAGCAGTAAGGGAGCTTTTCATCTATGGGGCAGAAACAAGAAACAGAACAAATGCTATCAAAGTGGCAATTGCTGTAGTGTTTGTGGTGGCACTCGGGACTTACATAGCTCGAAGAGTATATAATGATGAAAGTATTCAGTTAATTAGCTAG